A window of Chryseobacterium sp. IHB B 17019 genomic DNA:
GAGAATAGAATGCAAGACCTTCACCTTTTACTTTCATATCTTCTGTAGAGCTCAATTCTTTAGTCATGAAATAAAGACCAAGAACCATGTCCTGAGAAGGTACCGTAATTGGAGAACCGTTTGCAGGGTTCAAGATATTTTGAGAACCTAACATCAATAACTGAGCTTCAAGGATCGCTTCAGGGCCTAACGGTAAGTGTACCGCCATCTGGTCACCATCGAAATCGGCGTTGAATGCTGTTGTTACCAACGGGTGTAGCTGGATTGCCTTACCTTCGATCATCTTAGGTTGGAAAGCCTGAATACCCAGTCTGTGAAGCGTAGGTGCCCTGTTTAATAAAACCGGGTGACCTTTCATCACGTTTTCAAGGATATCGTATACTACTGGTTCTTTTCTATCAATAATTCTCTTTGCAGATTTTACTGTTTTTACAATCCCTCTTTCAATTAGTTTTCTAATGATAAACGGTTTGTACAATTCCGCAGCCATATCTTTAGGAATACCACATTCGTGAAGTTGTAAGTTTGGACCTACAACAATTACCGAACGCGCCGAGTAATCTACCCTTTTACCTAATAAGTTCTGACGGAAACGCCCCTGCTTACCTTTCAATGAATCAGAAAGCGATTTCAATGGTCTGTTTGATTCAGATTTTACGGCTGAAGATTTTCTTGTATTATCGAATAATGAATCTACTGATTCCTGAAGCATACGCTTCTCGTTTCTCAAGATTACTTCTGGAGCTTTGATCTCCAATAATCTCTTCAAACGGTTGTTTCTGATAATAACTCTTCTGTAAAGGTCATTCAAATCGGAAGTTGCGAAACGTCCACCATCCAACGGAACTAATGGTCTTAGTTCTGGTGGGATTACTGGAAGCACACGCATAATCATCCACTCAGGCTTGTTGATCATTCTTGTATTAGCACCTCTTAATGCTTCTACAACATTTAATCTTTTTAAAGCCTCAGTTCTTCTTTGTTTTGAACCTTCATTGTGAGCTTTGTGTCTTAAATCGAAAGACAATGCATCAAGATCGATTCTTTTTAAAAGATCTTCAACAGCTTCAGCACCCATTCTGGCGATGAATTTGTTTGGATCAGAATCATCAAGATACTGGTTCTCAATAGGAAGAGTTTCCATGATATCAAGATACTCTTCTTCTGTTAAGAATTCCATGTGCTCAAAATCAGAACCGTCTAATTTTTTAGCAATACCCTGTTGGATCACCACATATCTTTCGTAGTAGATGATCATATCTAATTTCTTAGAAGGAATTCCTAAAAGGTATCCGATTTTGTTTGGTAAAGAACGGAAATACCAGATGTGCGCAATTGGAACTACAAGGTTGATGTGCCCGATTCTCTCTCTTCTTACTTTTTTCTCAGTAACTTCTACTCCACAACGGTCACAAACGATCCCTTTGTAACGAATTCTCTTGTATTTTCCACAAGCACATTCGTAATCCTTTACAGGACCAAAAATTTTCTCACAGAATAACCCGTCTCTTTCAGGTTTGTGAGTTCTGTAGTTAATAGTTTCCGGCTTTAAAACCTCCCCTCTCGATTCCTGAAGAATCGATTCCGGTGAAGCTAAACCGATGGTTATTTTATTAAATCTACTTGATTTATTTTTATTTGACATAATTTTTTTTAGATTTTAGATTTCAGATTTCAGATTTCAGACGAAATCATCATTCCAAATTCAAGGATTATAAAATTCTTAGAGCGTCATAGTCTGACATCTTGTGTCTGACATCTGATATCTTACTCCTCCAATCTTACGTCTAATCCAAGACCTTGTAACTCGTGAAGTAATACGTTGAATGATTCCGGAATACCTGGTTCAGGCATGGATTCACCTTTTGCAATTGCTTCATAAGTTTTCGCTCTACCAATCACGTCATCCGACTTCACAGTAAGGATTTCTCTCAAGATATTTGATGCTCCGAATGCTTCAAGAGCCCAAACCTCCATCTCTCCGAATCTCTGACCTCCGAATTGAGCTTTACCTCCTAACGGCTGCTGAGTAATCAACGAGTAAGGTCCGATAGAACGTGCGTGCATCTTATCATCAACCATGTGACCTAGCTTCAACATATAGATAATACCTACTGTTGCAGCCTGAGTAAATCTTTCCCCAGTACCACCATCATAAAGGTAAGTATGACCGAATTTAGGAAGACCTGCTTTTTCTGTATATTCAGTAATCTGATCAAGAGTAGCTCCATCGAAGATTGGTGTAGCGAACTTCAGACCTAATTTCTGACCAGCCCATCCAAGAACTGTTTCATAAATCTGTCCGATGTTCATACGGGAAGGTACCCCAAGTGGATTCAATACGATATCAACCGGTGTTCCGTCTTCAAGGAACGGCATATCTTCTTCACGAACAATTCTCGAAACGATACCTTTGTTACCGTGACGTCCCGCCATTTTATCCCCTACGTTCAGCTTACGTTTCTTAGCGATGTAAACTTTAGCCAATTTCATGATACCTGCAGGAAGCTCATCCCCGATAGAAATTGCGAATTTCTCACGGTTTTTAACTCCTTGAATATCGTTGTACTTGATTTTGTAATTGTGAATTAACTGTTTGATTAATTCATTTTTATCGTTATCTACCGTCCAGTCTGAACCGCTAACGTTTACATAATCTTCAACTGATGTCAATAATTTGTGAGTGAACTTCACACCTTTACCGATAATTTCTTCATCAAGGTCATTTTTCACGCCCTGAGAAGTTTTACCGCTTACCAGTGTATTTAATTTTTCAATTAAAGTATTTCTCAAATCATCAAACTTAGCTTTATAAGTATTTTCAATCTCTTCAAGCTTAAGTTTTTCTTCAGTTCTCTTCTTTTTATCTTTAATGTTTCTTGAGAACAATTTCTTGTCGATCACAACACCTCTTAATGATGAGTCAGCCTTCAATGAAGCATCTTTCACATCACCGGCCTTGTCACCAAAGATTGCTCTAAGAAGCTTTTCTTCAGGAGTAGGGTCAGATTCACCTTTTGGAGTGATCTTACCGATCATGATGTCTCCAGGCTTCACTTCGGCACCGATTCTGATCATACCGTTTTCGTCAAGATCTTTCGTAGCTTCTTCAGAAACGTTCGGAATATCTGCTGTAAGCTCTTCCATACCTAATTTGGTATCACGAACTTCAAGAGAATATTCATCCACGTGGATTGAAGTAAACCAGTCTTCACGTACAACTTTTTCGTTGATTACGATTGCATCCTCGAAGTTGTATCCTTTCCAAGGCATGAAGGCAACCACTAAGTTTCTACCAAGAGCCAATTCTCCGTTTTCGGTAGCATAACCGTCGCAAAGTACCTGTCCTTTTTCCACTACATCACCTACTCTTACGTTTGGTCTTAGGGTAATTGTTGTACTTTGGTTGGTTTTTCTGAACTTAGTTAAGTTATATGTTTTAGTAGCGGATTCGAATTGTACTAAATCTTCGTCTTCGCTTCTTTCATATTTAATAACGATTTTGTCAGCATCTACATATTCTACAGTACCTGTACCTTCAGCATTGATCAAAATTCTAGAATCTTTTGCAACTTGTTGTTCCAGACCTGTACCTACGATTGGAGCCTGTGGCTTCAATAGAGGAACTGCCTGACGCATCATGTTTGATCCCATCAATGCACGGTTCGCATCATCATGCTCCAGGAATGGAATTAATGAAGCTGAAATACCGGAAATCTGGTTTGGTGCAACGTCGATAAGGTCAACCTGGCTTGGCTCAACTACCGGGTAGTCACCATCCAATCTTGCAATGATTCTGTCTGTTAAGAAATCACCATTATCACTTAATTCAACGTTTGCCTGAGCAATTACTTTAGATTCTTCATCTTCAGCATTTAGATAAATAGGATCTGCGGTAAGATCAATCTTACTATCAGCTACTTTTCTATATGGTGTTTCGATGAAACCTAATCTGTTGATTTTAGCATAAATACCTAAAGATGAAATCAAACCGATGTTTGGTCCTTCCGGAGTTTCAATCGGGCAAATTCTTCCGTAGTGAGTATGGTGAACGTCACGAACCTCGAAACCTGCTCTTTCTCTTGATAAACCTCCAGGCCCTAGTGCAGAAAGTCTACGCTTGTGCGTGATTTCTGATAGTGGGTTGGTTTGGTCCATGAACTGAGAAAGCTGGTTGGTACCAAAGAACGAGTTGATTACAGATGTTAAAGTTTTCGCATTTACAAGGTCAAGCGGAGTAAAGATTTCGTTATCTCTAACGTTCATTCTTTCCTTGATTGTTCTTGCAATTCTTGAAAGACCAACACCGAACTGTCCTGCTAATTGCTCACCAACAGTTTTAATTCTTCTGTTTGATAAGTGGTCGATATCATCAACCTCTGCTTTAGAGTTTACAAGCTCGATCAAATGTCTTACGATCGCGATGATATCTTCTTTTGTAAGAACTTCAGTTGTAGTAGGGATGTTTAGACCTAACTTTTTGTTTAGTCTGTAACGTCCTACTTCACCTAATGAATATCTTTGCTCAGAGAAGAATAATTTTTCAATGATTCCTCTTGCTGTTTCCTCATCTGGCGGATCTGCATTTCTTAACTGACGATAAATGTATTCTACCGCTTCTTTTTCAGAGTTGGTAGGGTCTTTTTGTAATGTATTCTGGATGATAGAGAATTCGTTACTGTTTTCTTTGTGAATCAAAATAGATTTCACACCAGCATCCAGGATAAGATCTAAATGTTCTTTTTCAAGGATTGTTTCTCTATCCAGGATGATTTCGTTTCTTTCGATAGAAACTACTTCTCCTGTATCTTCATCTACGAAGTCTTCGAACCAAGTGTTCAATACTCTCGCAGCCAATGTTCTTCCTTCTACTTTTTTAAGGGCAGCTTTAGAAACTTTTACTTCTTCAGCAAGGTCGAAGATCTGAAGGATATCCTTATCAGATTCGTAACCGATAGCTCTTAAAAGGGTAGTTAATGGTAATTTTTTCTTACGGTCGATATACGCGTACATTACGCTGTTGATATCTGTTGTAAATTCCATCCAAGATCCTTTGAAAGGAATAATTCTTGAATAGTACAATTTGGTTCCGTTTGCGTGGTAAGTCTGTCCGAAGAATACACCAGGTGAACGGTGAAGCTGCGTAACGATAACTCTCTCAGCACCATTGATGATGAAAGATCCACTAGGCGTCATGTAAGGAACCGGGCCTAAGTATACATCCTGAACAACAGTCTGGAAATCCTCGTGCTCAGGGTCTGTACAATACAATTTAAGTCTTGCTTTTAGAGGAACTGAATAGGTCAATCCTCTTTCCACACACTCGTCGATTGAATAACGTGGAGAATCTACCAGGTAATCTAAAAACTCTAATACAAACTGGTTTCTAGAATCGGTAATTGGGAAATTTTCTTGGAAAGTCTTATACAAACCTTCGTCTCTTCTGTCTTCAGGAAGCGTATCAAGCTGAAAAAATTCACTAAAAGACTCAATCTGGATATCCAAAAAGTCCGGAGTGATGATTTTTCCTTTCGCTGAAGAGAAATTAACTCTCTGATTTCCCCTAGTTGTTGATGTTGTTTTACTCATAAAACTTTTAAGAAAGGGTTAAAAAATATTTTGATTCATTAAAAAATATCAGGAGAAGATAATAGAGAATTGAAAAAGAGAAA
This region includes:
- the rpoB gene encoding DNA-directed RNA polymerase subunit beta; translated protein: MSKTTSTTRGNQRVNFSSAKGKIITPDFLDIQIESFSEFFQLDTLPEDRRDEGLYKTFQENFPITDSRNQFVLEFLDYLVDSPRYSIDECVERGLTYSVPLKARLKLYCTDPEHEDFQTVVQDVYLGPVPYMTPSGSFIINGAERVIVTQLHRSPGVFFGQTYHANGTKLYYSRIIPFKGSWMEFTTDINSVMYAYIDRKKKLPLTTLLRAIGYESDKDILQIFDLAEEVKVSKAALKKVEGRTLAARVLNTWFEDFVDEDTGEVVSIERNEIILDRETILEKEHLDLILDAGVKSILIHKENSNEFSIIQNTLQKDPTNSEKEAVEYIYRQLRNADPPDEETARGIIEKLFFSEQRYSLGEVGRYRLNKKLGLNIPTTTEVLTKEDIIAIVRHLIELVNSKAEVDDIDHLSNRRIKTVGEQLAGQFGVGLSRIARTIKERMNVRDNEIFTPLDLVNAKTLTSVINSFFGTNQLSQFMDQTNPLSEITHKRRLSALGPGGLSRERAGFEVRDVHHTHYGRICPIETPEGPNIGLISSLGIYAKINRLGFIETPYRKVADSKIDLTADPIYLNAEDEESKVIAQANVELSDNGDFLTDRIIARLDGDYPVVEPSQVDLIDVAPNQISGISASLIPFLEHDDANRALMGSNMMRQAVPLLKPQAPIVGTGLEQQVAKDSRILINAEGTGTVEYVDADKIVIKYERSEDEDLVQFESATKTYNLTKFRKTNQSTTITLRPNVRVGDVVEKGQVLCDGYATENGELALGRNLVVAFMPWKGYNFEDAIVINEKVVREDWFTSIHVDEYSLEVRDTKLGMEELTADIPNVSEEATKDLDENGMIRIGAEVKPGDIMIGKITPKGESDPTPEEKLLRAIFGDKAGDVKDASLKADSSLRGVVIDKKLFSRNIKDKKKRTEEKLKLEEIENTYKAKFDDLRNTLIEKLNTLVSGKTSQGVKNDLDEEIIGKGVKFTHKLLTSVEDYVNVSGSDWTVDNDKNELIKQLIHNYKIKYNDIQGVKNREKFAISIGDELPAGIMKLAKVYIAKKRKLNVGDKMAGRHGNKGIVSRIVREEDMPFLEDGTPVDIVLNPLGVPSRMNIGQIYETVLGWAGQKLGLKFATPIFDGATLDQITEYTEKAGLPKFGHTYLYDGGTGERFTQAATVGIIYMLKLGHMVDDKMHARSIGPYSLITQQPLGGKAQFGGQRFGEMEVWALEAFGASNILREILTVKSDDVIGRAKTYEAIAKGESMPEPGIPESFNVLLHELQGLGLDVRLEE